Proteins encoded within one genomic window of Cryptococcus neoformans var. grubii H99 chromosome 4, complete sequence:
- a CDS encoding histone deacetylase 1/2: MLSAQPPIDPSPPPSSSSSRRVAYYYDQDVGNYNYYLGHPMKPHRIRMAHNLIVNYGMCDEEGQEHGPAEVWGEGKRAMNDEITQNWGGGKMGEAEVKWEKAALRGSRSKMMQVFKPRRATKEEMTRFHTDEYIDLLEAVTPETADALTGGGTRCLIGEDCPAFDGLFEFCTISAGGSLGAAERLNAGAADIVINWAGGLHHAKKTEASGFCYVNDIVLGILELLRIHPRVLYIDVDVHHGDGVEEAFYVTDRVMTCSFHRFGEFFPGTGDVRDVGMKKGKGYAVNVPLRDGITDETFQSIFKPVIDRIMSHFRPSAVVLQMGADSISGDKLGGFNLTLEGHAECARFIKSFNVPVMMVGGGGYTVKNVARAWTKETAIMCGVDLAEDLPYNQFLEYYGPRYKLEVLPTNAVDHNPPEYLERIKNQVFENLRNLPFAPSAQMRSVPSKTIGQVLGITDGGDEEPEDEIDQRIKKLLKRRRANALDVDASSSSESETDTPAFSRPGRARRQGGNFSGRGRSSRLAQLQRNRERREAAQEASNEVEDDPCGVLGKKKRSFFKVVPRLNGVGVEPIDASAAGFGVGVVTNGLNGAGGLKERLGIPVVEQWKGDGIMSRGGTPASIA, from the exons ATGCTGTCCGCCCAGCCACCTATAGacccatctccacctccatcttcctcctcctctcgcAGGGTCGCATACTATTACGATCAGGATGTAGGAAACTACAACTACTATCTAGGTCATCCCATGAAACCCCACCGAATAAGGATGGCGCACAATTTGATTGTCAACTACGGGATGtgtgatgaggaagggcAGGAGCATGGCCCCGCAGAAGTGTGGGgcgaaggaaagagggcGATGAATGACGAGATTACCCAAAATTGGGGAGGAGGCAAGATGGGCGAGGCAGAGGTGAAGTGGGAAAAGGCGGCGCTTAGGGGATCAAGGAGTAAGATGATGCAGGTTTTT AAACCTCGAAGGGCTaccaaagaagaaatgacTCGGTTTCATACAGATGAATATATAGACCTGCTAGAGGCTGTTACCCCGGAGACTGCGGATGCTTTAACGGGGGGCGGAACAAGGT GCCTCATTGGTGAGGACTGTCCCGCATTCGACGGTTTATTCGAGTTCTGCACAATCTCTGCAGGTGGATCGTTAG GTGCCGCTGAACGTCTGAATGCCGGTGCTGCCGACATTGTCATTAACTGGGCTGGTGGTCTGCATCACGCCAAGAAGACTGAAGCAAGTGGTTTCTGCTACGTGAATGACAT TGTGCTGGGTatccttgagcttctcaGAATACATCCCCGAGTTCTCTACATTGACGTCGACGTACATCACGGAGACGGCGTAGAGGAAGCATTCTACGTAACGGACAGGGTCATGACTTGTAGTTTCCACCGATTTGGAGAGTTCTTTCCCGGTACAGGTGATGTCAGA GACGTTGGTatgaaaaagggaaaaggctACGCTGTAAACGTCCCACTCCGAGACGGTATCACCGATGAGACTTTCCAGTCAATATTCAAGCCC GTGATTGACCGTATTATGTCACACTTCCGACCAAGCGCTGTCGTCCTTCAAATGGGTGCCGATTCTATATCAGGCGACAAACTCGGCGGCTTCAACCTAACTTTGGAAG GCCACGCGGAGTGTGCGAGGTTTATCAAGAGCTTCAACGTACCTGTTATGATGGTTGGTGGGGGTGGATATACTGT TAAAAACGTTGCAAGGGCTTGGACCAAAGAGACTGCCATTATGTGCGGTGTGGACCTTGCTGAGGACTTGCCTTACAATCAATT CTTGGAATATTACGGACCTCGATACAAGCTTGAAGTCCTGCCCACCAATGCCGTAGACCATAATCCTCCCGAGTATCTGGAGCGTATCAA AAATCAAGTGTTTGAGAACCTCCGAAATCTTCCATTTGCTCCCTCTGCTCAAATGCGTTCTGTCCCAAGCAAGACTATTGGTCAGGTTTTGGGTATAACGGATGGCGGTGATGAGGAACCCGAAGATGAGATTGATCAGCGTATAAAGA AACTGTTGAAACGGCGCCGAGCCAATGCTCTAGATGTCGAcgcctcttcatcttccgaaTCCGAAACCGACACCCCAGCCTTCTCCCGTCCCGGACGTGCCAGACGTCAAGGTGGCAACTTTTCCGGCCGTGGTCGCTCATCCCGTCTCGCCCAACTACAACGTAACCGTgaaaggagagaagcagCACAGGAAGCGTCCAAtgaggtggaagatgatccTTGTGGGGTGTtggggaaaaagaagaggagttTCTTCAAAGTGGTCCCCAGGTTAAATGGTGTGGGAGTTGAGCCGATAGACGCGAGTGCTGCGGGTTTTGGGGTTGGTGTGGTGACCAATGGACTCAACGGTGCAGGAGGACTGAAGGAGAGGTTGGGGATACCGGTGGTAGAGCAGTGGAAAGGGGACGGGATCATGTCGAGGGGTGGTACCCCAGCGAGTATAGCGTGA
- a CDS encoding STE/STE20/YSK protein kinase, with translation MPSPKQTEKLANLAVAYTLLEKLGAGNFGTVWKASHNDTKQIVAIKMIDLESSDDDISEIQAEIAHLSSCWSDHVTKYYGSFVRGARLWIVMEYLAGGSCLDLLKPGVFTEAQIAIVCRELLLGLEYLHTEGKIHRDIKAANVLLSATGDVKLADFGVAAQLSSHKSQRHTFVGTPFWMAPEVIRQAGYDSRADIWSLGITAIEMAKGDPPLSEYHPMRVLFLIPKARAPALDPEEGWSEEFQDFIEKCLQKDPHDRATAKQLLQHRFIRSAKKTTDLIPLITRYQSYKSSHPSSKPNAAPSKTLNRLAEGLGGLTIDGNGYGQGTMGSEWNFDETIRGTARGIPVNLNLEDMDEGFEDEDGHGSEDAWDAKVAEMEMWDGTVKENAGDLLVAGTSAGSEMSLPMFEKQPNKRNSTPPPGASASKTDPREEGEREQEDEPKTPTSASPSPSQRSLQSSSGSASSGKSTWKQRNDKVRGTVVKEGDVGDGFSTVKPMKKIDAAASQRLSMSYIGAGSVRRPNTNANTNINTNAHVFGPTPNSGPITESPTKSRPSVPLIADNFPRQTPQNQAQSQEKGANVEPEPRSLTGQALVEQVILPIISSTSSNPKHDLPAPTLESLSLLSKGFSDLSASSPELAYRLVMDILGGIRGNVAMGKEVGLGIGAGAQVELDGVDGVSGVRDEQRVDGEEVEEGEAKVKGDLVKERSAIADLLYLRWLDGLRSKGQRE, from the exons ATGCCATCCCCGAAACAAACGGAGAAGCTGGCAAATCTTGCCGTTGCATACACTCTTCTCGAGAAGCTCGGCGCCGGCAACTTTGGCACAGTTTGGAAAGC CTCGCATAATGATACAAAGCAGATAGTAGCTATAAAAATGATAG ACCTAGAATCATCGGACGATGACATTTCTGAGATACAAGCCGAGATTGCTCacctctcttcctgctgGTCTGACCACGTTACAAAATACTATGGCTCATTTGTCAGAGGCGCGAGGTTATGGATCGTAATGGAGTATCTAGCCGGTGGGAGCTGTCTTGACTTG TTGAAACCGGGCGTGTTTACAGAAGCTCAAATAGCTATCGTCTGCCGGGAACTTTTGTTGGGTTTAGAATATCTCCATACGGAGGGAAAGATTCACAGAGATATCAAGGCTGCCAACGTCCTACTTTCCGCGACTGGGGATGTCAAATTAG CCGACTTTGGAGTTGCCGCCCAACTTTCGTCTCACAAATCCCAACGCCACACTTTCGTCGGTACCCCCTTCTGGATGGCACCGGAAGTCATTCGTCAAGCCGGATACGACTCTCGGGCCGATATCTGGTCGCTCGGTATCACGGCCATCGAAATGGCCAAAGGCGACCCACCACTCAGCGAGTATCACCCTATGAGAgttctctttctcatccCCAAAGCTCGAGCACCGGCGCTAGATCctgaagaagggtggagTGAAGAATTCCAAGATTTTATAGAAAAATGTCTTCAGAAAGACCCGCATGATCGAGCAACCGCTaaacagcttcttcaacatcgATTCATCCGTTCCGCCAAAAAAACGACCGATCTCATCCCCCTCATTACCCGTTACCAAAGCTACAAGTCCTCCCACCCTTCCTCTAAACCCAACGCCGCCCCATCTAAAACGCTCAACCGTCTCGCCGAAGGTCTGGGCGGACTGACGATagatgggaatgggtaCGGCCAGGGGACGATGGGGAGTGAATGGAACTTTGATGAGACAATAAGGGGTACAGCGAGGGGTATACCGGTAAATCTGAACTTGGAGGACATGGATGAAGggtttgaggatgaggatgggcATGGAAGTGAGGACGCTTGGGATGCCAAAGTGGccgagatggagatgtgGGATGGGACGGTAAAAGAGAATGCGGGGGATTTGTTGGTAGCGGGGACGTCGGCCGGATCGGAAATGTCTTTACCGATGTTTGAGAAGCAGCCAAATAAAAGAAATTCCACTCCTCCCCCTGGAGCATCAGCTTCAAAGACGGACCcaagagaggagggagagagggaacAAGAGGATGAGCCAAAGACGCCGACTTCTGCATCTCCGTCTCCGTCCCAGAGAAGTCTACAGTCTTCTTCGGGGAGCGCCTCGTCGGGCAAGTCGACgtggaagcagaggaatGATAAAGTTAGAGGTACGGTGGTGAAAGAGGGTGATGTCGGTGATGG GTTCTCGACAGTCAAGCCTATGAAGAAAATTGACGCAGCTGCTTCGCAAAGGCTCTCAATGTCATATATCGGTGCCGGCTCTGTCCGTCGCCCCAACACCAACGCCAACACCAACATCAACACCAACGCCCACGTTTTCGGACCTACTCCTAACTCTGGTCCAATCACGGAATCACCTACCAAATCTCGACCTTCTGTGCCGCTAATCGCTGACAATTTCCCGCGCCAGACACCTCAAAACCAAGCACAATCACAAGAGAAAGGCGCAAACGTTGAACCTGAACCCCGAAGTCTAACTGGTCAAGCTTTGGTTGAACAAGTCATTTTACCCATCATATCCTCTACCTCT TCCAACCCCAAACACGACCTCCCCGCACCAACCCTCGaatccctctccctcctctccaaaggCTTTTCCGACCTCTCAGCCTCTTCACCCGAACTTGCGTATAGACTCGTGATGGACATACTAGGCGGAATCAGGGGGAATGTGGcgatggggaaggaagttGGGCTTGGGATTGGGGCTGGAGCTCAGGTTGAGTTGGACGGAGTTGATGGAGTCAGTGGAGTGAGAGATGAGCAGCGCgtggatggggaagaggtagaagaaggagaagcaaaGGTAAAAGGGGATCTGgtgaaagaaagaagtgCGATTGCAGATCTATTATACCTTCGTT GGCTTGACGGACTGAGGTCGAAGGGGCAGAGAGAATAA
- a CDS encoding vesicle-associated membrane protein 4, variant: MSSEPYDPYIPSGSQPPAGPSSGGNNAQNKKIQAIQSQIDETIDTMHDNITKVAERGERLDALQDKTDNLAVSAQGFRRSANRVRKQMWWKDMKMRVIIAVGICVLIIIIVVPIVKAVKK; encoded by the exons AT GTCTTCCGAACCTTACGACCCCTACATCCCCTCTGGTTCTCAACCCCCAGCTGGCCCTTCTTCTGGCGGCAACAATGCCCAAAATAAGAAG ATCCAAGCTATCCAATCGCAAATTGATGAGACGATCGACACTATGCATGACAATATTACAAAAGTCGCCGAACGAGGAGAAAGGTTAGACGCTTTGCAGGATAAGACTG ACAACTTAGCCGTGTCGGCCCAAGGTTTCCGCCGCAGTGCCAACCGCGTACGCAAGCAAATGTGGTGGAAGGACATGAAGATGCGAGTCATTATCGCTGTCGGTATCTGCGTCcttatcatcatcatcgtcgtgCCTATCGTCAAGGC CGTTAAGAAGTAA